The proteins below are encoded in one region of Synchiropus splendidus isolate RoL2022-P1 chromosome 13, RoL_Sspl_1.0, whole genome shotgun sequence:
- the lrrc24 gene encoding leucine-rich repeat-containing protein 24: MVLPWLCVALLLASRPPQSLACPVGCRCYSLTVECGSLGIKEIPHGVPPVTETIFLQDNAIIQIRLQDLTWQTSLHYLYLQNNSISALEPGAFASQGQLLELALNGNLIHLVTSDTFQGLEHLRILYLAGNQITRVQNYTFRGLQRLQELHLQDNSIEMLAEHALAGLSSLALLDLSRNHLRTLGAPTLKPLVSLQVLRVTENPWRCDCALGWLRTWITEDGQRLLSSAEQRRLMCSEPPRLSHLSLVEVPPNSLVCIPPVVQLEPSHLTVRLGESLRVSCQASGYPQPQVTWRKAFHGKPQLSRGLVQELGPNGELFKPGAGRVVTSLPESIGIKSAEGDVHGLVRGAEEGGERDSFDPDMGSGMLFLSNVTVSHAGRYECEAWNPGGVAKVTFHLAVNMSSSSYSSQFWSHLNTHPYASSSSNSFYQPEVLDVSQELLYEQDSMDFNALGFATQTAIAVGISLLALTALLLLILIYTCHQQYRKDDDESFCTSKEESIIYVHDYADGPTTFSQLEEYRDDHGHEMYVLNRAGSALGRGSVMSGFGQQRGVKEALLEHEMVHTLSKSAGIGFHRNPADGGEGPLTTDPEEVFLNQRLLFGSQLAYEIHC; the protein is encoded by the exons ATGGTGTTGCCGTGGCTCTGTGTTGCTCTCCTCCTGGCGTCCAGGCCGCCACAGTCGCTGGCGTGTCCCGTGGGCTGCCGGTGTTACAGCCTCACCGTGGAGTGCGGCTCTCTGGGAATCAAAGAAATCCCACATGGCGTCCCTCCTGTCACTGAG acgaTATTCCTCCAGGATAACGCCATTATCCAGATCCGCCTGCAGGACCTGACCTGGCAGACCAGCCTTCACTACCTGTACCTGCAGAACAACAGCATCTCCGCTCTGGAGCCAGGTGCATTCGCGAGCCAGGGCCAACTCCTGGAGCTGGCGCTCAACGGAAACCTCATTCACCTCGTCACCTCGGACACGTTTCAGGGTCTGGAGCACCTCCGGATCCTCTACCTGGCGGGGAACCAGATCACCAGAGTCCAGAACTACACCTTCAGGGGGTTGCAG CGTCTGCAGGAACTCCACCTGCAGGATAACAGCATCGAGATGCTGGCGGAGCACGCGCTCGCCGGCTTGTCGTCGCTCGCGCTGCTGGATCTCAGCAGAAACCACCTCCGCACTCTGGGAGCACCCACGCTCAAACCACTGGTCAGCCTGCAGGTGCTCCGAGTCACAG AAAACCCGTGGCGCTGCGATTGTGCTCTTGGCTGGCTGAGGACATGGATCACGGAGGATGGACAACGTTTGTTGAGCTCTGCTGAACAGCGTAGGCTCATGTGTTCCGAGCCGCCTCGTCTGTCTCACCTTAGCCTGGTGGAGGTGCCTCCCAACAGTTTGGTTTGCATTCCACCAGTGGTCCAACTGGAGCCCAGCCATCTGACGGTGCGTCTTGGCGAGAGCCTGCGAGTGTCTTGTCAGGCCTCAGGATACCCGCAGCCTCAGGTGACCTGGAGGAAGGCTTTTCATGGTAAACCACAGTTATCACGGGGCCTGGTGCAAGAGCTAGGTCCAAATGGTGAGCTCTTCAAACCCGGAGCTGGACGAGTGGTAACGTCTTTACCTGAGAGCATTGGGATCAAGTCGGCAGAAGGGGACGTGCATGGCCTTGTGCGTGGAGCTGAGGAGGGTGGGGAGCGGGACAGTTTTGACCCTGACATGGGCAGTGGCATGCTTTTCCTGAGCAATGTAACCGTGTCTCATGCTGGGCGATACGAATGTGAGGCCTGGAATCCTGGAGGTGTTGCTAAAGTGACCTTCCATCTGGCTGTTAACATGTCTTCTTCCTCATATTCCTCTCAGTTCTGGTCCCATTTAAATACCCACCCCTACGCGTCCTCTTCCTCCAACTCATTTTATCAGCCTGAGGTTCTCGACGTGAGCCAGGAGTTACTATACGAACAGGACAGTATGGACTTCAACGCCTTGGGCTTTGCCACGCAGACGGCCATAGCTGTAGGCATATCCCTGCTCGCTCTGACAGCTCTGCTTCTCCTGATTCTCATCTACACCTGTCACCAGCAGTACCGCAAAGACGACGACGAGTCCTTCTGCACCAGCAAGGAGGAGAGCATTATTTATGTCCATGACTACGCTGACGGGCCCACTACTTTTTCACAGTTGGAGGAGTACCGCGATGATCATGGTCACGAGATGTACGTTCTCAACAGAGCTGGGTCCGCTTTGGGTAGAGGGTCCGTGATGAGTGGGTTTGGCCAGCAGAGGGGCGTCAAGGAAGCCCTGTTAGAGCACGAGATGGTGCACACTCTGAGCAAATCTGCAGGAATTGGCTTCCATAGAAACCCTGCAGATGGTGGCGAGGGACCGCTAACAACAGATCCAGAGGAAGTTTTCCTGAACCAACGTCTGCTGTTTGGCTCTCAGCTTGCCTACGAGATCCActgttga